From Bradyrhizobium erythrophlei:
TCGCCAATACCGAGGCTGAGCTTGCCGTCCCGACCAAGGTGCCGGAAATGGCGATCTGACCCGACATCCCGGCTCGCACACGAGTCAACCTCGAGGGTAGCACAAGATGCGAGTGTTCAACGATTTCAGTGAACTCAAATCCGCAGTCGGTACCGAGGTCGGCGTCAGCGACTGGATCGAAATCACCCAGGACCGCATCAATCAGTTCGCCGAGGCGACCGGCGACGAACAATGGATCCACGTCGACACCGAGCGCGCCGCGCGCGAGTCGCCCGGCGGGACTACGATCGCGCACGGACTGCTCTCGCTCTCGCTGATCCCGGTGTTCATTCGGTCGATTATCGGCGTGAAGGGGCTGAAGAATACGCTGAATTATGGCGCCAACAGAATTCGCTATCTCACACCGGTCCCGGCAGGCTCGCGCCTGCGAGCGCGCGTTACCGTTATGGAGGCCGAGGATGTGCCACCTGACGCCCTCCGCGTCACGTACAAGGTCACCATCGAACTGGAGGGCGGCAAGCGCCCCGCCTGTGTTGCGGAGGTGATCGGACAGCACTATCGCTGAACAGCGCTGATTCGAGCGCTTCGACCGTTTTTCTCAGCCAACGATTTGCACTCAAGGGAGAGGCCGTCACAGGGGAAGTGGCGGCCTCCAGCTTTGGTGCTCTATGGGGGTCTCGAACACCAATACCAGCTCGGGGACGGCTGGGTCATCAAAACGTAGGACTCGATCGGT
This genomic window contains:
- a CDS encoding MaoC family dehydratase: MRVFNDFSELKSAVGTEVGVSDWIEITQDRINQFAEATGDEQWIHVDTERAARESPGGTTIAHGLLSLSLIPVFIRSIIGVKGLKNTLNYGANRIRYLTPVPAGSRLRARVTVMEAEDVPPDALRVTYKVTIELEGGKRPACVAEVIGQHYR